In Thermosynechococcus sichuanensis E542, a single genomic region encodes these proteins:
- a CDS encoding DUF29 domain-containing protein: MSTLYETDFYAWTQQQATYLRQGKFELLDLENLSEEIASLGRQEKRELRSRLEVLLAHLIKWYYQPEQRSKSWIYTIREQRRRIERHLKENPSLKSYLPEAICLSYETALDLVGQETPLDPETLPQTCPFSEAQIFEEPFHL, translated from the coding sequence GTGAGCACACTGTATGAAACTGACTTTTATGCTTGGACGCAACAACAAGCCACATACCTCCGCCAAGGCAAATTTGAACTCCTCGACCTTGAGAACTTGAGTGAGGAGATTGCATCCTTGGGTAGGCAAGAGAAACGGGAATTGCGCAGCCGCCTTGAAGTTTTACTGGCGCATTTGATTAAGTGGTACTACCAGCCTGAACAGCGTTCAAAAAGCTGGATTTACACGATTCGTGAGCAGCGGCGTCGCATAGAACGCCACCTCAAAGAAAACCCCAGCCTCAAGTCCTACCTACCAGAGGCCATTTGCCTCAGTTACGAAACAGCCCTTGACCTAGTGGGACAAGAAACCCCCCTTGACCCTGAAACGTTGCCCCAAACATGCCCCTTTTCGGAAGCACAAATTTTTGAAGAGCCATTCCACCTCTAG
- a CDS encoding chemotaxis protein CheW translates to MLKSRRRRQSQPIVLEQFLTFIVRQEQFAVPMAQAYRVIPLPPIHGDPHQRGIGLVTYENHEILVIDIGCCLFDDPLSTSETQKLKFLLILQPRLEGEWLGLPLTDPPVIERIPRDAIHPIPSNYLHWGSIHNVSSLMVSSQADQELPPIFIVDIEQVLHTLKMQ, encoded by the coding sequence ATGCTTAAAAGCCGCCGTCGCCGCCAGAGCCAGCCCATTGTTTTAGAGCAATTCCTGACCTTTATCGTGCGTCAAGAACAGTTTGCCGTGCCCATGGCACAGGCCTATCGGGTTATTCCTTTGCCCCCCATTCATGGCGATCCACACCAGCGAGGGATTGGCCTTGTCACCTATGAAAACCACGAAATTCTAGTGATTGATATTGGCTGCTGTCTCTTTGACGATCCCCTCTCAACCTCAGAAACCCAGAAGCTGAAATTTTTGCTCATTCTCCAGCCCCGCTTAGAAGGGGAATGGCTTGGCCTCCCCCTCACAGACCCCCCGGTCATTGAGCGCATCCCACGGGATGCCATTCATCCCATTCCCAGCAACTATCTCCACTGGGGGAGCATCCACAACGTCAGTTCCCTCATGGTCAGTAGTCAAGCAGATCAGGAGTTACCCCCCATCTTTATCGTTGATATTGAGCAGGTACTCCACACCCTCAAAATGCAATAA